A window of the Acidimicrobiales bacterium genome harbors these coding sequences:
- a CDS encoding MMPL family transporter, producing MFARLGRWCFRHHWETVIGWVVLLVGMTVVGQVVVGASFNGEFSIPASESSSGFEVLGEYFPGQGTGGQVGNIVFKAEQGVNDPEVVEAMSELFDEVDKIDGVSLTSPYTPFGASQINQSGDVAFAQLNLDADIDQTESAVIGGDIHDMLPSIDGVQIEVGGAALGEFEPPESELIGLAFAIVVLILSFGSVLAMGLPIGVALFGVGTGAGVIALVSNLTTMPDFAPTLGAMIGLGVGIDYALFIVTRYREGTRAGFSPEEATVRAMDTAGRAVAFAGVTVVVSLLGMLLIGLAFISGLGIGAAVVVTVTLAASLTLLPAMLGIARHRVEITRYRGLIAASFIAIALLGVGLGIRPLLIGAPLAILTLIAGFIPGVPFLGNEVPRREPKPVRETFSYRWAHLVQDHPVLALLAGGGLLLALAFPVLSLRLGFSDEGNFSEETTTRKAYDLLAEGFGPGFNGPFVVVAELGSPQDLAAMQGLQAALSADPGVAFVSPPFPNNIDDPTASEAALLQVIPTTSPQDAETSDLVEHLRDTVIPAAIEGSSATVHLTGAVPASIDFTSYLAQRIFVFFGVVLAVSFVLLMMVFRSLLVPLKAVVMNMLSIASAFGVAVMIFQWGWGSAIFGVEAAPIEPFVPMMLFAIVFGLSMDYEVFLLSRVKEEYDHSGDPVGSVADGLAATARVITAAAAIMVVVFGSFLFEDNRIIKLFGVGLAVAVLLDATLVRMLLVPATMRLLGAKNWWLPSWLDKILPSLNVEGPVDAHEHHPGDDDDDGTHGPADREPALV from the coding sequence ATGTTTGCTCGTCTTGGACGCTGGTGTTTCCGCCACCACTGGGAGACCGTGATCGGGTGGGTCGTGCTGTTGGTCGGCATGACCGTCGTGGGGCAGGTCGTGGTCGGTGCGTCCTTCAACGGCGAGTTCTCGATCCCCGCGTCGGAGAGCTCGTCCGGATTCGAGGTGCTCGGCGAGTACTTCCCCGGCCAGGGCACAGGAGGCCAGGTCGGCAACATCGTGTTCAAGGCAGAGCAAGGGGTGAACGACCCCGAGGTCGTCGAGGCGATGTCCGAGCTGTTCGACGAGGTCGACAAGATCGACGGTGTCTCGCTCACGAGTCCGTACACCCCGTTCGGTGCCAGCCAGATCAATCAGTCCGGCGACGTTGCCTTCGCCCAGCTGAACCTCGACGCCGACATCGACCAGACGGAATCCGCCGTCATCGGCGGCGACATCCACGACATGCTCCCGTCGATCGACGGGGTCCAGATCGAGGTCGGTGGCGCTGCGCTCGGCGAGTTCGAGCCGCCCGAGTCCGAGCTCATCGGCCTGGCCTTCGCCATCGTCGTCCTCATCCTGTCGTTCGGCTCCGTGCTGGCCATGGGCCTGCCCATCGGGGTTGCCCTCTTCGGTGTCGGTACCGGCGCCGGAGTGATCGCTCTGGTCTCGAATCTCACCACCATGCCCGACTTTGCCCCGACCCTCGGGGCGATGATCGGCCTCGGTGTCGGCATCGACTACGCCCTCTTCATCGTCACCCGCTACCGCGAAGGCACCCGCGCCGGGTTCTCGCCCGAGGAAGCAACAGTTCGTGCCATGGACACCGCCGGCCGCGCCGTGGCGTTCGCCGGGGTCACCGTCGTGGTCTCGTTGCTCGGGATGCTGCTGATCGGCCTGGCCTTCATCTCCGGGCTCGGCATCGGCGCCGCCGTCGTGGTCACCGTCACCCTTGCCGCCTCGCTCACGCTGCTGCCCGCCATGCTCGGCATTGCCCGCCACCGGGTCGAGATCACTCGCTACCGGGGCCTGATCGCGGCCTCCTTCATCGCCATAGCGCTTCTTGGTGTCGGTCTCGGGATCCGTCCGCTCCTGATCGGTGCCCCTCTGGCGATCCTGACGCTCATCGCGGGCTTCATCCCCGGTGTCCCGTTCCTCGGCAATGAGGTCCCCCGACGCGAACCGAAGCCGGTCCGTGAGACGTTCTCGTACCGCTGGGCCCACCTTGTGCAGGACCACCCGGTGCTTGCGCTGCTCGCCGGCGGCGGCCTGTTGTTGGCGCTCGCCTTCCCCGTGCTCAGCCTCCGCCTCGGCTTCTCCGACGAAGGCAACTTCAGCGAGGAGACCACCACTCGCAAGGCCTACGACCTGCTCGCCGAGGGGTTCGGCCCCGGCTTCAACGGCCCGTTCGTGGTGGTGGCCGAGCTTGGTTCGCCCCAGGATCTCGCCGCCATGCAGGGGCTGCAGGCCGCGCTGTCCGCCGATCCGGGGGTTGCCTTCGTGAGCCCGCCGTTCCCGAACAACATCGATGATCCGACAGCGTCGGAAGCGGCACTCCTCCAGGTGATCCCCACCACCTCGCCCCAAGACGCCGAGACCTCCGACCTCGTCGAGCACCTGCGCGACACCGTCATCCCGGCCGCCATCGAGGGCAGCTCGGCCACGGTGCATCTCACCGGGGCAGTGCCGGCGTCGATCGACTTCACGTCATACCTGGCGCAGCGCATCTTCGTCTTCTTCGGCGTGGTGCTCGCCGTGTCGTTCGTGTTGTTGATGATGGTGTTCCGCTCGTTGCTCGTGCCCCTCAAGGCGGTGGTCATGAACATGCTGTCGATCGCCTCGGCGTTCGGTGTCGCCGTGATGATCTTCCAGTGGGGCTGGGGATCGGCCATCTTCGGGGTGGAGGCGGCACCGATCGAGCCGTTCGTGCCGATGATGTTGTTCGCCATCGTCTTCGGTCTGTCGATGGACTACGAGGTCTTCCTGCTGTCCCGGGTGAAGGAGGAGTATGACCACTCCGGCGACCCAGTCGGCTCGGTGGCCGACGGTCTCGCTGCGACCGCCCGAGTCATCACCGCAGCGGCGGCGATCATGGTCGTGGTCTTCGGCAGCTTCCTGTTCGAGGACAACCGCATCATCAAGCTGTTCGGTGTCGGTCTCGCCGTCGCCGTGCTGCTCGACGCCACGCTCGTCCGCATGCTGCTCGTGCCGGCCACGATGCGCCTCCTCGGCGCCAAGAACTGGTGGCTGCCGAGCTGGCTCGACAAGATCCTGCCGTCACTCAACGTCGAAGGGCCGGTCGACGCCCACGAGCATCACCCCGGCGACGACGATGACGACGGCACCCACGGTCCCGCCGATCGCGAGCCGGCGCTGGTCTGA
- a CDS encoding sodium:proton antiporter codes for MSNLMLASGGEVTPAIAVIAILGVASLWLGSRLRIPSILLLLPAGILAGPVLGLVEPDEQFGDLLFPLISLGVGILLFEGGLNLRWERTDEVRSVVFRLVTVGAFVTWVIGSIAAYLIFDITRGIAALLGAVLVVSGPTVVIPLLRLARPRRSVAEVLRWEGIVIDPVGATLGVVVLDAVIEDAGPVSSAVHVLYTLGSGLFVGLAAGGLLLWALRQHWIPDHLQNPLALATAIGAFAVSDMLRSEAGLMATTVIGLVLANQKIAPVRHILEFQEDLSYMVLGGLFLVLGARIEPSDLADVAIPALVLTLVLAVIARPLTVWTSTVRSGLTLRERAFLVGVAPRGIVAAAVSSVFALELEEAGRDPGPLASATFVVIIATVLLYGLSAVPMARLLHLARPADRAIAIVGGSQWHLDVAERLQEIGIPSIVFTDREIERRRARQRTILAFDGDLQSEEPEEAADALGVGTVLVLSDRTELATAVTSRLGHHVGRANIYSLAGAHAEGGVGATLTSRPAFGELSIEEVDQLVGGGSTIVLVDHDRLDPLRHVVLAAIGEGPSVRFGETKGDQVLALLKPLEDDLIDS; via the coding sequence TTGTCCAACCTGATGCTCGCCAGCGGCGGAGAGGTCACCCCGGCCATCGCCGTCATCGCCATCCTCGGTGTCGCCTCACTGTGGCTCGGTTCGCGGCTGCGGATTCCGTCGATCCTCCTCCTCCTGCCCGCTGGCATCCTCGCCGGCCCGGTGCTTGGCTTGGTCGAGCCCGACGAGCAATTCGGCGATCTGCTGTTCCCCTTGATCTCGCTCGGCGTCGGCATCCTGCTCTTCGAGGGCGGGCTGAACTTGCGCTGGGAGCGAACCGACGAGGTGCGCAGCGTCGTGTTCCGCCTCGTCACCGTGGGCGCATTCGTCACCTGGGTGATCGGCTCGATTGCGGCGTACCTGATCTTCGACATCACCCGCGGGATCGCTGCTCTCCTGGGTGCCGTGCTCGTCGTCTCGGGCCCGACCGTCGTCATTCCGCTCCTCCGCCTGGCCCGACCCCGGCGCTCGGTCGCCGAGGTGTTGCGATGGGAGGGCATCGTCATCGACCCCGTCGGCGCCACACTTGGTGTCGTCGTCCTCGATGCGGTGATCGAGGACGCCGGCCCGGTGTCGAGCGCCGTTCACGTGCTCTACACGCTGGGAAGCGGACTCTTCGTCGGTCTCGCCGCCGGCGGCTTGCTGCTGTGGGCGCTGCGTCAGCACTGGATCCCCGACCACCTCCAGAACCCGCTGGCCCTGGCCACCGCGATCGGCGCATTCGCCGTCTCCGACATGTTGCGGTCCGAGGCCGGATTGATGGCCACCACGGTGATCGGCCTGGTGCTCGCCAACCAGAAGATCGCCCCGGTTCGCCACATCCTCGAGTTCCAGGAGGACCTGAGCTACATGGTGCTCGGCGGGCTGTTCCTCGTGCTGGGCGCCAGGATCGAACCGTCCGACCTGGCCGACGTCGCCATCCCCGCCCTGGTGCTCACGCTGGTGTTGGCCGTCATCGCCCGACCGCTGACCGTCTGGACCTCGACCGTGCGGTCCGGGCTCACGCTGCGAGAGCGAGCGTTCCTGGTGGGCGTCGCCCCTCGAGGCATCGTCGCGGCCGCCGTGTCGTCGGTGTTCGCCCTCGAGCTGGAAGAGGCCGGCCGTGACCCGGGCCCGCTCGCATCGGCAACCTTCGTGGTGATCATCGCCACCGTCCTGCTGTACGGCCTCAGCGCCGTACCGATGGCGAGGCTCCTCCACCTCGCTCGCCCCGCCGATCGTGCCATCGCCATCGTCGGCGGTTCGCAATGGCATCTCGACGTCGCCGAACGGCTCCAGGAGATCGGTATCCCGTCCATCGTCTTCACCGACCGAGAGATCGAGCGGCGGCGAGCCCGACAACGAACGATCCTGGCCTTCGATGGCGACCTGCAGAGCGAGGAACCCGAGGAGGCAGCCGATGCACTCGGCGTCGGCACCGTGCTGGTGCTGTCCGACCGCACCGAGTTGGCCACCGCCGTCACTTCGCGGCTCGGTCATCACGTCGGTCGCGCCAACATCTACAGCCTGGCGGGAGCGCACGCCGAGGGTGGCGTGGGCGCCACGCTCACGAGCCGCCCGGCCTTCGGGGAACTGTCGATCGAGGAGGTCGATCAGTTGGTCGGCGGGGGCAGCACGATCGTGCTCGTCGACCACGACCGGCTCGACCCGCTCCGTCATGTCGTGCTCGCCGCGATCGGTGAGGGGCCGTCGGTGCGCTTCGGCGAGACGAAGGGCGACCAGGTACTGGCCCTGCTCAAACCGCTCGAAGACGACCTGATCGACTCGTAG
- a CDS encoding undecaprenyl-diphosphate phosphatase, whose product MSNSADLSALDSIILGLVEGLTEYLPVSSTGHLLVAQKILGLGGDEATDLALETFAICIQAGAILAVLFLYWGRIRQMLDGLIGRSEEGRHVLIAVITAFIPTAIIGLVIQDPVREYLFGVWPIALSWLVGGIGILVLGRTGFMNRPGKALGEITAQNALVIGVLQAIAMWPGTSRSLVTILAGILIGLSLKAAVEFSFLLGLITLTAATAYEGLQNGPALIDQFGVVNPLIGLVVAFISAMAAVKWMVAWLEQKGFDIFGYYRIAIGLAAFAALGAGAL is encoded by the coding sequence GTGTCGAACTCCGCCGATCTCTCCGCACTCGATTCGATCATCCTCGGGCTGGTGGAAGGACTCACCGAATACCTGCCGGTCAGCTCGACGGGGCACCTGCTCGTCGCCCAGAAAATCCTCGGCCTCGGGGGTGACGAAGCCACCGATCTCGCGCTCGAGACCTTCGCCATCTGCATCCAGGCCGGTGCGATCCTTGCCGTACTCTTCCTCTACTGGGGTCGCATCCGCCAGATGCTCGATGGTCTGATCGGGCGGAGCGAGGAGGGTCGACACGTCCTCATCGCAGTGATCACCGCGTTCATCCCGACGGCCATCATCGGTCTCGTCATCCAGGATCCGGTTCGTGAATACCTCTTCGGTGTCTGGCCGATCGCGCTGTCGTGGCTCGTCGGCGGCATCGGGATCCTCGTGCTCGGCCGCACCGGCTTCATGAACCGCCCGGGCAAGGCGCTCGGCGAGATCACCGCCCAGAACGCGCTCGTGATCGGTGTGCTGCAGGCCATCGCCATGTGGCCCGGCACCAGCCGCAGCCTCGTCACGATCCTGGCCGGCATTCTCATCGGCCTGTCGCTGAAAGCGGCGGTCGAGTTCAGCTTCCTGCTCGGGCTCATCACCCTCACCGCCGCAACTGCCTACGAAGGATTGCAGAACGGTCCGGCGTTGATCGACCAGTTCGGGGTGGTGAATCCGCTGATCGGCCTCGTGGTCGCCTTCATCTCGGCCATGGCGGCGGTCAAGTGGATGGTGGCATGGCTCGAACAGAAGGGCTTCGACATCTTCGGGTACTACCGGATCGCCATCGGTCTGGCCGCCTTCGCCGCCCTCGGGGCCGGCGCGCTGTAG
- a CDS encoding thioesterase family protein: protein MNEFHTDTRLEETRTGGYRVDVSDRWSVGAGANGGYLAGLLAKGLLTATGRGDLRSLTVHCLAPGTPGMAELQTGILREGRSATVIDANLSRDGKLLAVARGVLAADREGPAWNVRSAPDFPDPESIEREQWPDPKMIRSRYDTRYVVGGFPAVRGPVAEVSGWIRPADHSPVDLAMLVALCDAWPPPLLMLDGPSLMATTIDLTVHLFDTLETPYDGWVAMTNRATISVDGYVDSETEAWTPDGRLLAQARQLMACTPWDPPA from the coding sequence GTGAACGAGTTCCACACCGATACCCGCCTCGAGGAAACCCGCACCGGCGGGTACCGGGTCGACGTGTCCGATCGCTGGTCCGTTGGGGCCGGTGCCAACGGCGGATATCTCGCCGGTCTTCTGGCGAAAGGACTGCTGACGGCGACCGGCCGGGGCGACCTCCGCTCCCTCACGGTTCACTGTCTCGCCCCTGGCACACCCGGCATGGCCGAGCTGCAGACGGGCATCCTTCGCGAAGGCCGCTCGGCCACGGTGATCGACGCCAACCTCAGCCGGGACGGCAAGCTGCTCGCCGTGGCTCGCGGCGTGCTGGCGGCCGATCGTGAAGGTCCGGCATGGAATGTGCGCTCGGCACCCGACTTCCCCGATCCCGAGTCGATCGAGCGGGAGCAGTGGCCCGACCCGAAGATGATCCGGTCCCGCTACGACACCCGATACGTCGTCGGAGGCTTCCCCGCGGTGCGTGGTCCGGTGGCCGAGGTGTCGGGATGGATCCGACCGGCCGACCACTCCCCTGTCGATCTCGCCATGCTCGTCGCGCTGTGCGACGCCTGGCCGCCCCCACTGCTGATGCTCGATGGCCCGAGCCTGATGGCGACCACGATCGATCTCACCGTGCACCTGTTCGACACGCTCGAGACGCCGTACGACGGCTGGGTCGCGATGACCAACCGGGCAACCATCTCGGTCGACGGCTATGTCGACTCCGAGACCGAGGCGTGGACGCCCGACGGCCGCCTCCTCGCCCAGGCCCGCCAGCTCATGGCCTGCACGCCGTGGGATCCACCCGCCTGA
- a CDS encoding MFS transporter: MVRRPPLVFIFSVTVAGILANTLLSPNIPDILATFDQPESRAGLLVASGPLPGVLVAPIIGIVADRLGRRRVLLPCLVLFGGAGLAVALAPSFELLLVARVVQGVGGAGLINLAVVMIGDFWTGVERTTLIGRNSAVLTVCLALMPSFSGLIASVSNWRWSLACSSLALPIAAFGYRTMPRVDTVATRTIGEQLLDTRRALRQPVILAVIASATLLFMVIFGVFLTTLPVHLEKDFGLGPGARGLILSAPAIGSTLVAFNLGRIRSRSTVRTVLVASSALISISALAIGIAPTVVLIVVASVIYGLGDGLAIPTLQDVTASSAPDGQRASVMAGFVSATRLGQTIGPIGASAIFAATSTSAAMLVGAAVFAVVAVGFLIGPIDEKAIARSAGAPVA; encoded by the coding sequence ATGGTCCGCCGCCCGCCTCTGGTCTTCATCTTCTCCGTCACCGTTGCGGGGATCCTCGCCAACACCCTTCTCAGCCCGAACATCCCCGACATCCTCGCCACGTTCGACCAGCCCGAGTCTCGGGCTGGTCTGCTGGTGGCGAGCGGCCCGTTGCCGGGTGTCCTGGTGGCGCCCATCATCGGCATCGTGGCCGACCGGCTCGGTCGGCGACGGGTGCTCCTGCCCTGCCTGGTGCTGTTCGGCGGGGCCGGTCTGGCGGTGGCGCTCGCACCGTCGTTCGAACTGCTCCTCGTGGCACGTGTGGTGCAGGGCGTTGGCGGGGCCGGGCTGATCAACCTCGCCGTCGTGATGATCGGCGACTTCTGGACCGGCGTCGAGCGCACCACATTGATCGGACGCAACAGCGCCGTCCTCACGGTCTGCCTGGCGCTGATGCCGTCGTTCAGTGGTCTGATCGCATCGGTGTCGAACTGGCGCTGGTCGCTCGCCTGTTCGTCGCTGGCCCTGCCGATCGCAGCGTTCGGCTACCGAACGATGCCTCGTGTCGACACGGTGGCGACGCGAACCATCGGGGAACAATTGCTCGACACCCGCCGGGCGCTCCGCCAGCCCGTGATCCTGGCGGTCATCGCATCGGCCACCTTGCTGTTCATGGTGATCTTCGGCGTCTTCCTGACCACGCTGCCCGTCCATCTCGAGAAGGACTTCGGCCTCGGTCCTGGCGCCCGAGGCCTCATCCTCTCGGCGCCGGCGATCGGGTCCACCCTCGTGGCCTTCAACCTCGGCCGCATCCGGTCCCGCTCGACCGTGCGAACCGTGCTCGTCGCCTCCAGCGCCCTCATCTCGATCTCGGCGCTCGCGATCGGCATCGCACCCACGGTGGTGCTGATCGTCGTTGCCTCGGTCATCTACGGACTGGGCGACGGTCTGGCCATTCCCACGTTGCAGGACGTCACGGCAAGCTCGGCTCCCGACGGCCAGCGAGCGTCGGTGATGGCGGGCTTCGTTTCCGCCACCCGGCTCGGTCAGACCATCGGTCCCATCGGAGCGTCGGCCATCTTCGCTGCCACCTCCACCTCGGCCGCCATGCTGGTCGGTGCGGCGGTCTTCGCGGTCGTGGCCGTTGGCTTCCTCATCGGGCCGATCGACGAGAAGGCGATCGCTCGTTCGGCCGGCGCTCCCGTTGCCTGA
- a CDS encoding PhzF family phenazine biosynthesis protein produces the protein MTKPFFQVDVFTSEAYRGNPLAVVLDAESMTSEEMQRFANWTNLSETTFLLPPTDPAADYRVRIFTPSVEFPFAGHPTLGSAHVWLEAGGQPKDPELIVQECGVGLVPIRRSGTSLAFAAPPLIRSGPVDDLDIERVATMLGIAPDAIVDATWADNGPGWIAVRLSSVDEVRALQPGPSDLKVGVVALTDGAGDADIEARAFFPRSGTTAEDPVTGSLNASIAQWLLGNGTLQAPYVAAQGTMLGRSGRVTVAQEDAPDGGEPVIWVGGDVVTCIRGDVALA, from the coding sequence ATGACGAAGCCCTTCTTCCAGGTCGATGTCTTCACCAGCGAGGCCTACCGCGGCAACCCACTCGCGGTGGTGCTCGACGCCGAGTCGATGACGTCCGAGGAGATGCAGCGGTTCGCGAACTGGACGAACCTGTCCGAAACGACCTTCCTCCTGCCACCGACCGATCCGGCCGCCGACTACCGGGTTCGGATCTTCACCCCGAGTGTCGAGTTCCCATTCGCCGGGCACCCGACCCTCGGATCGGCGCACGTCTGGCTCGAAGCCGGAGGCCAACCCAAGGATCCGGAGCTCATCGTGCAGGAATGCGGCGTCGGCCTGGTCCCGATCCGGCGGTCGGGCACCTCGCTGGCGTTCGCTGCTCCACCGCTGATCCGCAGCGGTCCGGTCGACGATCTCGACATCGAGCGGGTCGCCACCATGCTCGGCATCGCGCCCGACGCGATCGTCGATGCCACGTGGGCCGACAATGGCCCGGGCTGGATCGCGGTTCGGCTGTCATCGGTCGACGAGGTCCGTGCCCTCCAGCCGGGCCCGTCCGATTTGAAGGTGGGGGTGGTGGCGCTGACCGACGGCGCCGGCGATGCCGACATCGAGGCACGGGCCTTCTTCCCCCGATCGGGAACGACCGCCGAAGATCCCGTCACGGGCAGCCTCAACGCGTCGATCGCTCAATGGCTGCTCGGAAACGGCACCCTGCAGGCCCCGTACGTAGCGGCACAGGGAACGATGCTCGGACGTTCGGGGCGGGTCACGGTCGCGCAGGAGGACGCCCCCGATGGGGGCGAGCCGGTCATCTGGGTGGGTGGCGACGTCGTCACCTGCATCCGCGGCGACGTGGCGCTGGCGTGA